In Microbacterium enclense, one genomic interval encodes:
- a CDS encoding CTP synthase, with protein sequence MQTSDAGHSDGKTFTTKHIFVTGGVVSSLGKGLTAASLGNLLTARGLRVVMQKLDPYLNVDPGTMNPFQHGEVFVTDDGAETDLDIGHYERFLDIELSQAANVTTGQIYSQVIARERRGEYLGDTVQVIPHITDEIKRRMRLQASESPQPDVIITEIGGTVGDIESQPFIESARQIRHELGRKNVFFVHVSLVPFMGASGEQKTKPTQHSVATLRSIGIQPDALVLRSDRPVTESNKRKIALMCDVDEDAVVNAIDVPSIYDIPTMMHDQGLDAYIVDALDIDKAADVDWSRWQRVLQAVHNPKHEVTIGLVGKYIDLPDAYLSVTEAIKAGGFGQETHVKITWIPSDLCETPEGAEKALAAVDGIIVPGGFGIRGIEGKLGALRFAREQGIPTLGICLGLQCMVIEYARTVAGLEGASSSEFDPDTVHPVVATMAEQVDILESGDLGGTMRLGLYPAALAEGSLAAELYGESQISERHRHRYEVNNAYRQQLSDAGLVFSGLNPDLDLVEFVELPRDVHPYYIATQAHPELRSRPTAPHPLFRGLVGAALERHRSSELFDVEEA encoded by the coding sequence ATGCAGACTTCGGACGCGGGACATTCAGACGGTAAGACCTTCACGACGAAGCACATCTTCGTCACCGGAGGAGTGGTCTCCTCCCTGGGTAAGGGCCTGACGGCGGCAAGCCTCGGCAACCTTCTCACCGCTCGCGGTCTGCGCGTGGTCATGCAGAAGCTCGACCCGTATCTCAACGTGGACCCGGGGACGATGAACCCGTTCCAGCACGGTGAGGTCTTCGTGACCGACGACGGCGCCGAGACCGATCTCGACATCGGGCACTACGAGCGCTTCCTCGACATCGAGCTGAGCCAGGCGGCCAACGTCACCACCGGCCAGATCTACTCGCAGGTGATCGCGCGGGAGCGTCGTGGCGAGTACCTCGGCGACACGGTGCAGGTGATCCCGCACATCACCGACGAGATCAAGCGTCGCATGCGCCTGCAGGCCAGCGAGAGCCCCCAGCCCGACGTGATCATCACCGAGATCGGTGGCACCGTCGGCGACATCGAGTCGCAGCCGTTCATCGAGTCCGCGCGCCAGATCCGCCACGAGCTGGGCCGGAAGAACGTCTTCTTCGTGCACGTCTCGCTCGTGCCCTTCATGGGCGCCTCCGGCGAACAGAAGACCAAGCCCACTCAGCACTCGGTCGCCACGCTGCGCTCGATCGGCATCCAGCCCGACGCGCTCGTGCTGCGCAGCGACCGGCCCGTCACGGAGTCGAACAAGCGCAAGATCGCGCTGATGTGCGACGTCGACGAAGACGCCGTGGTCAACGCGATCGACGTGCCCAGCATCTACGACATCCCCACGATGATGCACGACCAGGGTCTCGACGCCTACATCGTCGACGCCCTCGACATCGACAAGGCCGCAGACGTCGACTGGTCGCGGTGGCAGCGCGTGCTGCAGGCCGTGCACAACCCCAAGCACGAGGTGACCATCGGCCTCGTCGGCAAGTACATCGACCTGCCCGACGCCTATCTCTCGGTCACCGAGGCGATCAAGGCGGGCGGCTTCGGACAGGAGACCCACGTGAAGATCACGTGGATCCCCTCCGACCTCTGCGAGACGCCCGAGGGGGCCGAGAAGGCTCTCGCGGCGGTCGACGGGATCATCGTGCCCGGAGGCTTCGGCATCCGGGGTATCGAGGGCAAGCTCGGCGCCCTGCGGTTCGCGCGGGAGCAGGGCATTCCCACGCTCGGCATCTGCCTGGGCCTGCAGTGCATGGTCATCGAGTACGCGCGTACCGTGGCCGGCCTCGAGGGCGCGTCGTCGAGCGAGTTCGATCCCGACACCGTGCACCCCGTGGTGGCCACGATGGCCGAGCAGGTCGACATCCTCGAGAGCGGCGACCTCGGCGGCACCATGCGCCTGGGGCTGTACCCGGCCGCGCTCGCCGAGGGATCGCTCGCGGCCGAGCTGTACGGCGAGTCGCAGATCTCGGAGCGTCACCGCCACCGGTACGAGGTCAACAACGCCTACCGGCAGCAGCTGAGCGACGCGGGCCTGGTGTTCTCGGGGCTCAACCCCGATCTCGACCTCGTCGAGTTCGTCGAGCTGCCGCGTGACGTGCACCCGTACTACATCGCCACCCAGGCACACCCCGAGCTGCGGTCGCGGCCGACCGCTCCGCACCCGCTGTTCCGCGGTCTCGTCGGGGCGGCGCTCGAGCGTCACCGCTCGAGCGAGCTGTTCGACGTCGAGGAGGCCTGA
- a CDS encoding ABC-F family ATP-binding cassette domain-containing protein, translating to MTATLVAQNLSGGYGHRTLFEGVDLTVAPGDVVGVVGANGAGKSTLLRLLAGVDEPQGGSISLAPSDAFVGWLPQEHERIAGETVAQYIARRTGCAEATREMDATAAALGDPGAVGADDAYAAALERWLASGAADLDERMPIVLADLGLEVGPDAEMTGLSGGQAARVGLAALLLSRFDIALLDEPTNDLDLDGLERLETFVKGLRGGAVLVSHDREFLARAVSRVLELDLAQNAHRVYGGGYDAYLEERATLRRQAREKYDEYAETKADLVSRARTQREWSSQGVRNAMKKAPDNDKIRRKASAESSEKQAQKVRQMESRIARLEEVDEPRKEWQLEFTIGSAPRSSSVVSTLSGAVFRQGDFTLGPVSLQVNAGERIGITGPNGAGKSTLLRGILGRQTPDDGTASLGASVEIGEIDQARSLLVGARPLAETFEGFVPEMNAGEVRTLLAKFGLKADHVTRPVDGLSPGERTRAGLALLQARGVNVLVLDEPTNHLDLPAIEQLEQALESYTGTLLLVTHDRRMLAAVETDRRWRVEAGVVTEL from the coding sequence ATGACCGCCACCCTCGTCGCCCAGAACCTCTCCGGCGGGTACGGACACCGCACGCTGTTCGAGGGTGTCGACCTCACGGTGGCCCCGGGCGACGTCGTCGGCGTCGTCGGGGCGAACGGTGCCGGCAAATCGACGCTGCTGCGGCTGCTCGCCGGCGTCGACGAGCCGCAGGGCGGGTCGATCAGCCTCGCCCCCTCCGACGCCTTCGTCGGGTGGTTGCCCCAGGAACACGAGCGCATCGCGGGCGAGACCGTCGCGCAGTACATCGCGCGACGAACGGGATGCGCCGAGGCGACGCGGGAGATGGATGCCACGGCCGCCGCCCTCGGCGACCCCGGCGCCGTGGGGGCCGACGATGCGTACGCCGCGGCGCTGGAGAGGTGGCTCGCCAGCGGCGCCGCCGACCTCGACGAACGGATGCCGATCGTGCTGGCCGATCTGGGACTCGAGGTGGGCCCGGATGCCGAGATGACCGGCCTGTCGGGAGGACAAGCGGCACGCGTCGGACTGGCTGCCCTGCTGCTGTCGCGCTTCGACATCGCCCTGCTCGACGAACCGACGAACGACCTCGACCTCGACGGACTCGAACGGCTCGAGACGTTCGTGAAGGGTCTTCGCGGGGGAGCGGTGCTCGTCAGTCACGATCGCGAATTCCTCGCGCGCGCGGTGAGCCGTGTGCTCGAACTCGATCTCGCGCAGAACGCGCACCGCGTGTACGGCGGTGGGTACGACGCGTACCTCGAAGAGCGCGCGACCCTGCGTCGGCAGGCGCGCGAGAAGTACGACGAGTACGCCGAGACCAAGGCCGACCTCGTCTCGAGAGCCCGAACGCAGCGCGAGTGGTCGAGTCAAGGCGTGCGCAACGCCATGAAGAAGGCGCCCGACAACGACAAGATCCGCCGCAAGGCGTCGGCGGAGTCGAGTGAGAAGCAGGCGCAGAAGGTCCGCCAGATGGAGAGCCGTATCGCGCGGCTCGAAGAAGTCGACGAACCGCGCAAGGAGTGGCAGCTGGAGTTCACGATCGGCTCCGCGCCGCGGTCGAGCTCTGTGGTGTCGACGCTGTCCGGTGCCGTGTTCCGACAGGGCGATTTCACGCTGGGGCCCGTCTCCCTGCAGGTGAACGCCGGCGAGAGGATCGGTATCACCGGGCCGAACGGTGCGGGGAAATCGACGCTGCTGCGTGGCATCCTGGGCCGTCAGACGCCGGACGACGGAACCGCGAGCCTCGGAGCCAGCGTGGAGATCGGCGAGATCGACCAGGCCCGATCCCTGCTGGTCGGAGCGCGTCCGCTGGCGGAGACCTTCGAGGGGTTCGTGCCCGAGATGAACGCGGGCGAGGTGCGCACGCTGCTGGCGAAGTTCGGGCTCAAGGCCGACCACGTCACGCGTCCCGTCGACGGCCTGTCGCCGGGCGAGCGCACCCGCGCCGGCCTGGCGCTCCTGCAGGCGCGCGGGGTGAACGTTCTCGTCCTCGACGAGCCGACGAACCACCTCGACCTGCCCGCGATCGAGCAGCTCGAACAGGCGCTGGAGTCCTACACGGGGACGCTCCTGCTGGTGACGCATGACCGGCGGATGCTGGCGGCGGTGGAGACTGACCGGCGATGGCGGGTCGAGGCCGGGGTCGTGACCGAGCTGTAG
- the recN gene encoding DNA repair protein RecN: MIEEMRLRDLGVIADATLPIGRGFTAITGETGAGKTMVVTGLGLLLGQRADSGAVRKGAAQAAVEGVWLVPEDGPVAERVREAGGDVEPVGGGAAELYLGRTVSSEGRGRATVGGRTAPAGVLADLADDLVVVHGQSDQLRLKSSSAQREALDRFGGEPVTAARAAYRDAWDTWRALDAELTTLTTDRDDRAREAEHLRAAIAEIEAAAPVAGEEEELARRAERLANAEELRLAAVTAHAALSNDDGSPDVVTLLAEARRALERIAASDDALAAISEQVADLGYRATDASVALSGYLADLDESGPHELAIVDERRGVLAGLARTHGSVEAALALLETGSARLVELDDDGDRLQRLETQRDAAAAELDAAADILTAARREAAERLGAAVTEELHALALPDARLTVDVAAATPAGHGRDEVSILLAPHPGADPRPVSRGASGGELSRVMLAIEVVIAGVDPVPTFVFDEVDAGIGGAAAIEVGRRLARLAESSQVIAVTHLAQVAAFAGNHLTVVKGNDGAVTASSVRRLDGADREAEMARLLSGLSDSEAALTHARELLETGRATV; this comes from the coding sequence ATGATCGAGGAGATGCGCTTGCGCGACCTCGGCGTCATCGCCGACGCGACCCTGCCGATCGGCCGCGGTTTCACCGCCATCACCGGTGAGACGGGTGCGGGCAAGACGATGGTCGTCACCGGCCTCGGCCTCCTGCTCGGCCAGCGCGCCGACTCCGGTGCCGTCCGCAAGGGTGCGGCCCAGGCCGCGGTCGAGGGGGTCTGGCTGGTTCCCGAGGACGGCCCCGTGGCCGAACGCGTGCGCGAGGCCGGGGGAGACGTCGAGCCCGTCGGCGGGGGAGCGGCTGAGCTGTACCTCGGTCGTACCGTCTCGAGCGAAGGCCGCGGGCGTGCCACGGTCGGCGGCCGGACCGCCCCCGCCGGCGTGCTCGCCGACCTGGCCGATGACCTCGTCGTCGTCCACGGACAGTCGGACCAGCTGCGTCTGAAGTCCTCGTCCGCTCAACGCGAAGCGCTCGATCGCTTCGGTGGTGAGCCGGTGACAGCGGCGCGCGCCGCCTACCGCGACGCCTGGGACACCTGGCGCGCTCTCGATGCCGAGCTGACCACCCTGACCACCGACCGCGACGACCGGGCCCGTGAGGCCGAGCACTTGCGCGCGGCCATCGCCGAGATCGAAGCTGCCGCCCCCGTGGCGGGTGAGGAGGAGGAGCTCGCTCGTCGTGCCGAACGCCTCGCCAATGCCGAGGAGTTGCGACTGGCCGCCGTGACCGCCCACGCCGCCCTGTCGAATGACGACGGCTCGCCGGATGTCGTGACGCTGCTCGCCGAGGCGCGTCGGGCGCTCGAGCGCATCGCGGCCAGCGACGACGCCCTCGCCGCGATCAGCGAGCAGGTCGCGGATCTCGGTTATCGCGCGACGGATGCCTCGGTCGCGCTGTCGGGCTACCTCGCCGACCTCGATGAGTCGGGTCCCCACGAGCTGGCGATCGTCGACGAGCGACGGGGCGTGCTCGCCGGACTCGCACGCACGCACGGATCGGTGGAGGCCGCCCTCGCCTTACTCGAGACGGGATCGGCACGCCTGGTCGAACTCGACGACGACGGTGACCGGCTGCAGCGCCTCGAGACCCAGCGCGACGCCGCGGCGGCTGAGCTCGACGCCGCTGCCGATATACTGACCGCCGCCCGGCGCGAGGCAGCGGAGCGCCTGGGCGCCGCTGTCACCGAGGAACTGCACGCCCTCGCCCTGCCCGACGCCCGTCTCACGGTCGATGTCGCTGCGGCCACCCCCGCCGGACACGGGCGCGACGAGGTGTCGATCCTTCTCGCTCCGCACCCCGGTGCCGATCCGCGCCCGGTGTCGCGGGGTGCGTCGGGAGGAGAGCTGAGCCGCGTCATGCTCGCGATCGAGGTCGTGATCGCCGGGGTCGACCCCGTACCCACCTTCGTGTTCGACGAGGTCGACGCCGGTATCGGCGGAGCTGCGGCGATCGAGGTCGGGCGACGGCTCGCGCGTCTCGCGGAGTCGTCGCAGGTGATCGCCGTCACGCACCTCGCGCAGGTCGCCGCTTTCGCCGGCAACCACCTCACGGTCGTGAAGGGCAACGACGGGGCCGTGACGGCATCCAGTGTCCGCCGTCTCGATGGTGCTGACCGCGAAGCCGAGATGGCGCGCCTGCTGTCAGGGCTGAGCGATTCGGAGGCCGCTCTCACCCACGCGCGGGAACTGCTCGAGACCGGGCGTGCCACGGTCTGA
- the xerD gene encoding site-specific tyrosine recombinase XerD, whose protein sequence is MELERAVETYLRHVALERGLSDHTVDAYRRDLAGYVEWLHAREVTAIESVTASLVAEFAAERASAEPPPAASSLARMQSSVRGLHRFLVREGRVDDDPSGRLRPPKAPRRLPKALTIAQVDALLDAAGPTPGSDAAAEPAAVRDRALLELLYATGARVSEIVHLDVDDMAHGDLIRVRGKGSKERVVPVGSYARAAIEAYLTRVRPALAAKGRATPRLFLGVRGAPLSRQSAWLILQAAAERAGLTAHVSPHTLRHSFATHLLQGGADVRVVQELLGHASVATTQIYTHVTVDALRDVYATSHPRAR, encoded by the coding sequence GTGGAGCTCGAGCGCGCGGTCGAGACCTACCTCCGGCACGTCGCGCTCGAGCGCGGACTCTCCGATCACACCGTCGACGCGTACCGTCGCGACCTGGCGGGGTACGTCGAGTGGCTGCACGCGCGCGAGGTGACCGCGATCGAGTCCGTGACTGCGTCGCTGGTGGCGGAGTTCGCGGCGGAGCGGGCCTCGGCGGAACCGCCGCCGGCCGCGTCGTCGCTCGCGCGGATGCAGTCCTCGGTGCGGGGGCTGCACCGCTTCCTCGTCCGGGAAGGACGCGTCGACGACGATCCCAGTGGGCGCCTGCGGCCGCCCAAGGCGCCCCGGCGGCTCCCGAAGGCCCTGACCATCGCCCAGGTCGACGCGCTCCTGGACGCCGCGGGCCCGACACCCGGCTCGGACGCCGCAGCCGAGCCGGCGGCTGTGCGGGATCGCGCGTTGCTCGAGCTGCTGTACGCGACGGGTGCGCGCGTGTCGGAGATCGTGCACCTGGACGTCGACGACATGGCGCACGGCGACCTGATCCGCGTGCGAGGAAAGGGCTCCAAGGAGCGGGTGGTGCCCGTGGGCTCGTACGCTCGCGCGGCCATCGAGGCGTACCTCACGCGGGTGCGCCCGGCCCTCGCGGCGAAGGGACGAGCCACGCCCCGGTTGTTCCTCGGTGTGCGCGGGGCACCGCTGTCGCGACAGAGTGCGTGGCTCATCCTCCAGGCAGCCGCGGAGCGAGCCGGGCTGACGGCGCACGTGTCGCCGCACACGCTGCGACACTCCTTCGCGACGCATCTGCTGCAGGGCGGTGCGGATGTGCGCGTCGTGCAGGAACTGCTCGGGCACGCATCTGTCGCGACGACGCAGATCTACACGCACGTCACGGTCGACGCGCTGCGCGACGTGTACGCGACATCGCATCCGCGGGCGCGGTAG
- a CDS encoding NUDIX hydrolase gives MAELRDERVDLEVVSTDLVYEGAVWNVRSDTVRYGDGEMTRQYVEHPGAAAVVAIDEDERVVLIQQYRHPIKERDWEIPAGLLDVAGEPPLETAKRELTEEVDLEADRWQPLVSMHTTPGGNDEVVHLFLARGLRTVETDYEREHEESDMRVERVPLADVIDGVLAGRLRNGILATGALAAAEVLRREASAR, from the coding sequence ATGGCGGAGCTGCGCGACGAGCGCGTCGACCTCGAGGTCGTCTCGACCGATCTCGTCTACGAGGGTGCGGTGTGGAACGTCCGCAGCGACACCGTCCGCTACGGCGACGGTGAGATGACGCGGCAGTACGTCGAGCACCCCGGGGCAGCGGCGGTCGTCGCGATCGACGAGGACGAGCGCGTCGTGCTCATTCAGCAGTACCGCCACCCGATCAAGGAACGCGACTGGGAGATCCCGGCGGGTCTTCTCGACGTGGCGGGAGAGCCGCCTCTGGAGACGGCCAAACGGGAGCTGACCGAGGAGGTCGACCTCGAGGCCGATCGCTGGCAGCCCCTCGTCTCGATGCACACCACCCCCGGCGGTAACGACGAGGTCGTGCACCTCTTCCTCGCCCGCGGCCTGCGGACGGTCGAGACGGACTACGAGCGTGAGCACGAGGAGTCCGACATGCGCGTCGAGCGCGTGCCGCTCGCCGACGTCATCGACGGCGTGCTGGCGGGGCGTCTGCGCAACGGCATCCTGGCAACCGGCGCGCTCGCCGCGGCCGAGGTGCTGCGCCGCGAGGCCTCCGCGCGCTGA
- a CDS encoding LysR family transcriptional regulator, with the protein MKLEHLRRFAALAEELHFPRTAEKLGIPLASLYTTLDKLEEEVGQPLVQRTPPTRLLPAGVLLLEEAHRRIADAPAPAPTQKASWGGKAKASKGKGRAPIVKGQPKPYKKRQGR; encoded by the coding sequence ATGAAGCTCGAGCATCTCCGCCGGTTCGCCGCCCTCGCCGAGGAGCTGCACTTCCCCCGTACGGCCGAGAAGCTCGGCATCCCCCTCGCCTCCCTCTACACGACGCTCGACAAGCTCGAGGAGGAGGTCGGGCAGCCGCTCGTCCAGCGCACGCCGCCGACGCGCCTCCTCCCGGCGGGCGTTCTGCTGCTCGAGGAGGCGCACCGCCGGATCGCCGATGCCCCGGCGCCCGCGCCCACGCAGAAGGCGTCCTGGGGCGGTAAGGCGAAGGCGTCGAAGGGCAAGGGCCGCGCACCCATTGTGAAGGGCCAGCCCAAGCCCTACAAGAAGCGCCAGGGTCGCTGA
- a CDS encoding SDR family oxidoreductase, translated as MSTERDQFTFDNPVTRYDRVEPPVQHQPEPGVQADMTPVPDLGEKTYRGLGRLVGRRALITGGDSGIGGAVAIAFAREGADVAIVHLPDEQRDADHVLSQIRDAGRTGVSIATDITEPGACRELVARAAEALGGLDIVVNNAGKQVMVERVEELSDEQFEQTFRTNVFAPFWITKAALAHLPEGGTIINTASLEAYVPAPDRLDYAATKAAINNLSKGLAQQLASRGIRVNVVAPGPTWSALQVSQGVSDDQMEHFDDESTYQRAGQPAEIAPAFVFLASAESSYVSGETLNVNGGMVTP; from the coding sequence ATGAGCACCGAACGAGACCAGTTCACCTTCGACAACCCCGTCACGCGCTACGACCGGGTCGAGCCGCCCGTCCAGCATCAGCCCGAGCCGGGTGTCCAGGCCGACATGACCCCCGTGCCCGATCTCGGGGAGAAGACCTACCGGGGCCTCGGCCGCCTCGTCGGGCGCAGGGCGCTCATCACCGGCGGCGACTCCGGCATCGGCGGCGCCGTCGCGATCGCCTTCGCCCGCGAGGGCGCCGACGTCGCCATCGTGCACCTGCCCGACGAGCAGCGCGACGCCGACCACGTCCTCTCCCAGATCCGGGATGCCGGCCGCACCGGCGTCTCGATCGCGACCGACATCACCGAGCCCGGCGCGTGCCGCGAGCTCGTCGCCCGGGCCGCGGAAGCGCTCGGCGGTCTGGACATCGTCGTGAACAACGCCGGCAAGCAGGTGATGGTCGAGCGGGTCGAGGAGCTGTCCGACGAGCAGTTCGAGCAGACGTTCCGCACGAACGTGTTCGCGCCCTTCTGGATCACCAAGGCGGCGCTCGCCCACCTGCCCGAGGGCGGGACGATCATCAACACGGCCTCGCTCGAGGCGTACGTCCCCGCGCCCGACCGGCTCGACTACGCCGCGACGAAGGCCGCGATCAACAACCTGTCGAAGGGCCTCGCCCAGCAGCTGGCCTCCCGGGGCATCCGGGTCAACGTCGTCGCCCCCGGCCCCACGTGGTCGGCGCTGCAGGTGAGCCAGGGCGTCTCGGACGACCAGATGGAGCACTTCGACGACGAGAGCACCTACCAGCGCGCCGGCCAGCCCGCCGAGATCGCGCCGGCCTTCGTCTTCCTCGCCTCCGCGGAGTCCAGCTACGTCTCCGGCGAGACGCTCAACGTCAACGGCGGCATGGTCACTCCCTGA
- a CDS encoding alpha/beta fold hydrolase, which yields MPPVTLFLLHALGASAGSFNRLAERLDGRVRVEGIDLPGFGSAADLTDSSLDATVDHVIAHLVRHARGRWMLGGHSMGGKIAALVASRVLRGDAPLFGLSGLVLLAPSPPRPEPMDEQRRERMLAWVADGGISEQDADTFIDQNTAEPLSPDAHRDAVTDLQRTSPDAWRAWLQTGSRVDASAEVGTLDLPVLVLAGADDDDLGAAAQPGLLASVYPRARFVALADTGHLIPLERADEAADAIAHFVDDEVLIGPAVPDDWSALIAGDRVDARVRGVLNRRAVPDDRGYAPEVLDVAQLTLLREIADLVVPQEGPAIDLAARVDTQLARGEGDGWRNADLPADSEAYRAGLDTLAAVWPADPTDREAVLRTAIEGSTDAEGPLDPARLKLWLEDVRNDLVRQWLAHPASMARVGYDGFATGGSPIRGYVELRLGRREDWEPAGVGGSIATGDAA from the coding sequence ATGCCACCCGTCACCCTCTTCCTGCTGCACGCGCTCGGCGCGAGCGCCGGCTCCTTCAACCGCCTCGCCGAGCGTCTCGACGGCCGCGTGCGGGTCGAAGGGATCGACCTCCCCGGCTTCGGATCCGCCGCCGACCTGACCGACTCCTCGCTCGACGCCACGGTCGACCACGTCATCGCGCACCTCGTCCGCCACGCCCGCGGTCGCTGGATGCTCGGCGGGCACAGCATGGGCGGCAAGATCGCCGCGCTCGTGGCATCCCGCGTCCTGCGGGGCGATGCCCCCCTGTTCGGGCTGAGCGGTCTGGTCCTCCTGGCGCCGTCGCCCCCTCGTCCCGAGCCGATGGACGAGCAGCGCCGCGAGCGCATGCTGGCCTGGGTCGCCGACGGGGGCATCTCGGAACAGGATGCCGACACCTTCATCGATCAGAACACGGCCGAGCCGCTCTCCCCCGACGCCCACCGCGACGCCGTGACCGATCTGCAGCGCACCTCCCCCGACGCGTGGCGTGCGTGGCTGCAGACCGGCAGCCGCGTCGACGCCTCCGCGGAGGTGGGGACCCTCGACCTCCCCGTGCTCGTGCTGGCCGGCGCCGATGACGACGATCTCGGCGCTGCTGCCCAGCCCGGCCTGCTGGCATCCGTGTATCCCCGCGCGCGCTTCGTGGCCCTCGCCGACACCGGCCACCTGATCCCCCTCGAGCGCGCCGACGAGGCCGCCGACGCCATCGCGCACTTCGTCGACGACGAGGTGCTGATCGGCCCCGCCGTGCCCGACGACTGGTCCGCGCTCATCGCCGGCGACCGCGTCGATGCCCGCGTACGCGGCGTCCTGAACCGCCGTGCCGTCCCCGACGACCGGGGATACGCGCCCGAGGTGCTCGACGTGGCGCAGCTGACCCTGCTCCGCGAGATCGCTGACCTGGTCGTGCCGCAGGAGGGGCCGGCGATCGACCTCGCCGCGCGCGTCGACACGCAGCTCGCCCGCGGCGAGGGCGACGGATGGCGCAACGCCGATCTGCCCGCCGACTCCGAGGCGTATCGCGCCGGTCTCGACACCCTCGCCGCGGTGTGGCCGGCCGACCCCACCGACCGGGAAGCAGTGCTGCGCACCGCGATCGAGGGGAGCACGGACGCCGAGGGCCCCCTCGACCCGGCTCGGTTGAAGCTCTGGCTCGAAGACGTCCGCAACGACCTCGTCCGCCAGTGGCTCGCTCACCCCGCGAGCATGGCGCGCGTCGGCTACGACGGCTTCGCCACCGGCGGAAGCCCCATCCGCGGGTACGTGGAGCTGCGCCTCGGGCGCCGTGAAGACTGGGAGCCGGCCGGTGTCGGCGGCTCGATCGCGACGGGAGACGCGGCATGA
- a CDS encoding GMC family oxidoreductase → MNLEKMRTFGTDEIVDVIVVGTGAGGAPLTAELAGKGLRVVALEAGRHFALDDLTPDETEAVEINWMSERLSGGDDPTAFGPNNSGRGVGGSMLHWGAFTPRPDRRDLSLRTETGEGRDWPVDPDELLSYVERVEGDIGVSGPSPYPWDPSRRYAYAPAKRNAPANLVAKGCDALGVRWADAPAAVLTRARLQDHHGERGACVNCGECHQGCRTDAKASTANTYLPAAVAAGAEIRAEAMVHDIELDARGHVAAVVYRQNGVDVRQRCRALVLAGGGVETPRLLLHTGLANDNGQVGRNFLAHGATQVWGRFDEPVRGHRGYPSSLISEDMMRPADADFAGGYLVQSLGVMPLTFSTTLVRGGGLWGPELMQRLEQSRFMAGIGINAECLPSDDNRLTLVDETDEFGIPRARVTFTAGANEKALDEHATAFMLRVMDAAGARETMVLARTAHTIGTCRMSIDPSDGVVDADGRSHEIPNLWISDNSVFPSAIAANPALTIMALSLRTADRFLASAA, encoded by the coding sequence ATGAACCTCGAGAAGATGCGGACCTTCGGCACCGACGAGATCGTCGATGTCATCGTGGTCGGCACGGGCGCCGGAGGGGCTCCCCTCACGGCGGAGCTGGCGGGCAAGGGACTGCGCGTCGTCGCGCTCGAGGCGGGCCGTCACTTCGCGCTCGACGACCTCACGCCCGACGAGACGGAAGCCGTCGAGATCAACTGGATGTCCGAGCGTCTGAGCGGCGGCGACGATCCCACCGCGTTCGGCCCGAACAACAGCGGCCGCGGCGTCGGCGGGTCGATGCTGCACTGGGGTGCCTTCACCCCGCGGCCCGACCGCCGCGACCTTTCTCTGCGCACCGAGACGGGCGAGGGCCGCGATTGGCCCGTCGATCCCGACGAGTTGCTGTCGTACGTCGAGCGCGTCGAGGGTGACATCGGCGTCTCCGGACCGAGCCCGTATCCGTGGGACCCCTCGCGCCGGTACGCCTACGCGCCGGCGAAGCGCAACGCGCCCGCGAATCTGGTCGCCAAGGGTTGCGACGCACTCGGTGTCCGGTGGGCCGACGCCCCCGCCGCGGTCCTCACCCGCGCTCGTCTGCAGGATCACCATGGCGAGCGCGGCGCGTGCGTCAACTGCGGCGAGTGCCACCAGGGATGCCGGACGGATGCCAAGGCCTCCACGGCCAACACGTACCTGCCCGCGGCGGTCGCGGCGGGCGCCGAGATCCGCGCCGAAGCGATGGTGCACGACATCGAGCTCGACGCCCGGGGCCATGTCGCCGCGGTCGTGTACCGACAGAACGGCGTCGATGTCCGCCAGCGCTGCCGCGCGCTCGTTCTCGCCGGCGGCGGGGTCGAGACGCCGCGCCTGCTGCTGCACACAGGTCTCGCCAACGACAACGGTCAGGTGGGCCGAAACTTCCTCGCCCACGGAGCGACGCAGGTGTGGGGCCGGTTCGACGAACCCGTGCGCGGACACCGGGGGTATCCGTCCTCGCTCATCAGCGAGGACATGATGCGTCCCGCCGATGCCGATTTCGCCGGGGGCTACCTCGTGCAAAGTCTCGGTGTGATGCCCCTGACCTTCTCGACGACGCTCGTGCGGGGCGGGGGGCTCTGGGGTCCCGAGCTCATGCAGCGGCTCGAGCAGTCCCGGTTCATGGCCGGCATCGGGATCAACGCCGAGTGCTTGCCGTCGGATGACAACCGTCTGACGCTCGTCGACGAGACCGACGAGTTCGGCATCCCCCGCGCCCGTGTGACGTTCACGGCGGGTGCGAACGAGAAGGCGCTCGACGAGCACGCGACGGCGTTCATGCTGCGGGTGATGGACGCGGCAGGCGCGCGCGAGACGATGGTGCTGGCCCGCACCGCACACACCATCGGCACCTGCCGCATGTCGATCGACCCGTCCGACGGCGTCGTCGACGCCGACGGCCGCTCGCACGAGATCCCCAACCTGTGGATCTCGGACAACTCCGTCTTCCCGTCCGCGATCGCCGCGAACCCCGCCCTGACGATCATGGCGCTGTCGCTGCGCACCGCCGACCGCTTCCTGGCATCCGCCGCCTGA